One Hordeum vulgare subsp. vulgare chromosome 4H, MorexV3_pseudomolecules_assembly, whole genome shotgun sequence DNA window includes the following coding sequences:
- the LOC123449518 gene encoding transcription termination factor MTERF8, chloroplastic-like → MLRLRSRIVTRLLSFPSAPLRGLLSAAATAVSPTTGFAVEEYLVATCGLTRAQALKACPKISHLKSPSNPDAVLAFLAGLGLSRAAVAAAVAKDPRLLCAGVERTLAPNFAALSGIGLSRSEIVRLLRLRCRSVVSKLQYYLTLFGSSEAFLQALKFNCNLLTHSIESVVEPNVALLRECGLGDRDIAKLCVGMPWLLTANPKCIRQMAARADGLGVSRESPMFRHAMHAVAFHSEEKVAAKVKYLKKVLRWSDDEVGIALSKSPMMLRSSEGMVQRMSEFLISEIGLEPAYIAHRPAMLAYSLERRVRPRYYVVKYLKENGLIDRDRDYYSALTPSEMVFLEKYVCPHKEAAPYLAEDYADACRGQVPDRFRFA, encoded by the coding sequence ATGCTTCGCCTCCGAAGCCGCATCGTGACCCGCCTCCTCTCGTTTCCATCCGCCCCTCTCCGCGGCCTCCTCTCCGCGGCGGCGACCGCTGTTTCCCCGACCACCGGATTCGCCGTGGAGGAGTACCTTGTCGCCACCTGCGGCCTCACCCGAGCGCAGGCCCTCAAGGCTTGCCCGAAGATCTCCCACCTCAAGTCCCCCTCTAATCCCGACGCCGTCCTCGCCTTCCTCGCCGGCCTCGGCCTCTCCagagccgccgtcgccgccgccgtcgccaagGACCCCAGGTTACTCTGCGCCGGCGTGGAGAGAACTCTGGCCCCCAACTTCGCTGCGCTCAGCGGCATCGGGTTGTCGCGCTCTGAGATCGTGCGCCTCCTCCGCTTGCGCTGCAGATCTGTCGTCTCCAAGCTGCAGTACTACCTGACCCTCTTCGGCTCCTCCGAGGCCTTCCTCCAGGCGTTGAAGTTCAACTGCAACCTCCTCACACACAGCATCGAGAGTGTGGTCGAGCCCAACGTAGCGTTGCTGCGGGAGTGCGGGCTAGGTGATCGCGATATTGCCAAGTTATGCGTTGGTATGCCATGGCTGCTGACTGCCAACCCAAAATGCATCCGACAAATGGCTGCTCGTGCCGACGGTCTTGGCGTGTCCCGGGAATCTCCGATGTTCAGGCACGCGATGCATGCTGTTGCATTCCACAGCGAGGAGAAGGTAGCTGCCAAagtgaagtacctgaaaaaggtGCTCAGGTGGTCGGATGATGAGGTGGGCATTGCTTTGTCCAAGTCTCCAATGATGTTGAGGAGTTCTGAGGGCATGGTGCAGCGCATGTCAGAGTTCCTCATCTCTGAGATCGGGTTGGAACCAGCATACATTGCTCATCGGCCGGCAATGCTTGCTTACAGCCTGGAGCGCCGGGTCAGACCCAGGTACTACGTTGTTAAGTATCTTAAGGAAAATGGATTGATAGATCGCGACCGGGACTACTATTCCGCACTCACGCCATCTGAGATGGTATTCTTGGAGAAGTACGTATGCCCTCACAAGGAAGCTGCGCCGTACCTTGCTGAAGACTATGCTGACGCTTGCAGAGGACAAGTGCCTGATAGATTCAGATTTGCGTGA